The Deltaproteobacteria bacterium IMCC39524 region ACTTTGAGCCGACGCAGGAGTGGAACCGCAACTTTGCTAAGCGAGCATTGGCCTTCTGCAAGAGCACCGACTCAAGCATCTACTTCATGCCGATCCGGGTTGATCTGGTTAAGTATCTGGAAGGGCTTATTTAAAGCTTTATCTGCCTTCTATTATGCTTTTGACTTTAACCTTTTCAATCAATCAAGCGGATCAAAGCTATCCATCGTCGCATAACACAAAGGACAGACCCAGTTCTCCGGCAGGTCGGCAAAAGCCGTTCCCGGCGGGATGTCGTTCATCGGATCGCCCTGGTCGGGATCGTAGGTGTAACCACAGTTTGCGCAGATGTAACGCATGTCATCCTCCTTTAACAAAACCCATATCAAGTTATAATTCGAAACAACCCTCTAAAGAGTTAAGCTTCTAAGTTTTAAAAGCTTTTACCACAGAGGCCCAGAGGACTCAGGGCAAACCCAACCCCCCTGAAGGTTTTCTCCGTGTACTCGGTGTCTCGAGTGAGCAAAGCGAGCGGTGGTAAAAAGCTTTCAGCTCAAAAGATCCAAGCCCTAAACCGCAAAATACTTCGCCTGCGGATGGTGAGCAATAATCGCCGAGGTACTGACCTCGGGGACCATCTCCATCGTCTCGGTCAAGGTAACACCGATCTTCTCCGGTTCGAGAATCTTGAACAACATCTCGTGTGCGTCAAGATCTGGGCAGGCTGGATAACCGAAGCCGTAGCGCGAGCCCTGGTAGCCTTGAGTCACGTAGCCGGTCATATCGTCTGGCTTTGCCTTGTTGATGCCGAGTTCGCGGCGCATCTCTTCATGCCAGTATTCCGCCAGGGCGTCGGTCACCTCGACGCTAAAGCCATGCAACATGAGGTAATCGTGATAGGCATCAGCCTCAAACAAACGCTTGGTCTCTTCCGCGATCCGATCACCGATGGTGACCACGAAGAATGCGGCCACATCACCTCCCTCTTCGCGGGTGCGGTAATAATCAGCAATACAGAGATGCGGCGGCGACTGCTGGCGCGGGAACTCGAACGCCATGACATCCTCACCGGTTTCCACGAGAACCTTATCACCTTCACTGTAGCAACGGAAGTAGCCATAAGCAGCCTTCGGGTGCAACAAGCCTTCTTCCAGGCAGCGCGCTTTGAGACTTTCGTAGAGTGGAACGACTTTACTTCGCGTCAACTCAGCGTACTCTTCGGCACTGGAACTGGAGGTGCGCCGGTACCCCCAGCGACCCCGGAAGAGAGCCTGTTCGTTGACATAAGGAAAGAGCTTGGCCGGGTCGATGTCGACGACGTGACGTAAGCCATAAAAAGGTGGTTCCGGCACCGGCTGACTTCGATCTATATTGACGTCTTTCACACCCGGTTTCATGCGCGGCTTGCCATTCTTCGGCGCAGCGACGGTAGCCGTTAACTGACCGGCCTCGAAATCCTTCAAAGCTTTAAGACCAGCAAAAGCATCGGAGCAGTAAACCACCGGTGCATCGTAACTCGGCACACAGGAGGTGGCCACAAAATCACTGGTCAGTGCTGCGCCACCGAGCAGGATCGGCACGTCAAGGCCTGCCTCTCGATATTGCGGCAAACTCTCCTGCATGACGATCGCCGACTTCACCAGCAAGCCGCTCAGACCGATCATATCAACGTTCAGTTCACGGGCTTTGGCGATAATCGTTTCCGCCGGGACCTTGATGCCAATATTGAAAACCTTGTAACCGTTATTGGAGAGAAGGATATCAACCAGGTTCTTGCCGATATCGTGGACATCACCCTGCACCGTAGCCAATAGGATCTTGATCCCCTCTTCCTGGTCAAGCTTCTCCATGTGCGGTTCCAGCCAGGCGACGCTCTTCTTCATCGCCTCGGCCGACTGCAGCACGAAGGGCAGTAGCAGCTCGCCCTTGCCGAACAGCTCGCCGACGTAGCGCATGGCCGGAACCAGGATCAGGTTGACGATTTCAAGTGGCGGATAACGATCGAGCAGGACGGAGAGGATGTCCTCGATACCGTCCTTGTCTCCCCGCACGATCTTCTGGTGCAAGGCCTCTTCAGGGCGTTGATCATCTGAATCCTCCTCATCGTCACCCTCAACCCGCTCCGAGAAATGCTCGATGAAGCGCATCAGCGGCGACACCTCTTCACCCTGACCACGGTTGTAAATCAAGTCACGACAGAAGACGCGATCTTCTTCGCTGACCTGCGCCAAGGGCAGGATTTTTCCGGCATCGATGATCGCGGCATCGAGTCCCTGTTCTATCGCCTCGTGCATGAAAACCGAATTGAGGATTTTGCGTGCTGCCGGCGGTAGGCCGAAAGAGATGTTGCTCAAACCGAGTAGCGTATAGACCCCCGGCAGCTCTTGTTTGATCTGCCGGATGCCGTTCAGAGTCTGGATCGCTGCGTCTAGCAGGTTCTCGTCGCCGGCCCCGATGGTAAAGGTGAGCGGATCAAAGAGAATATCTTGAGGCCTTAAACCGTGCTTGCCAACAGCCCGTTCGTAAATCTGCCTGGCTGTCGAGACCTTTTCATCGGCCGTCATCGCCATGCCCTGCTCGTTGATGGTCAAAGCAACAACTGCAGCGCCGTACTTCTTCGCCAGTCGGCAAACCTTATCAAGAGTCTTGCCGCCATCTTCGAGGTTGATCGA contains the following coding sequences:
- a CDS encoding rubredoxin, giving the protein MRYICANCGYTYDPDQGDPMNDIPPGTAFADLPENWVCPLCYATMDSFDPLD
- a CDS encoding dihydropteroate synthase, giving the protein MKPSISSLYQAIEIAQEIPPLLIGERSNPNGSKKFRECLLADDFDGCLRIGLDQEAKGAQVLDVCAAYVGRDELADLTHLVKLHAESLKIPIMIDSTNSDCIEACLKIYPGRCIVNSINLEDGGKTLDKVCRLAKKYGAAVVALTINEQGMAMTADEKVSTARQIYERAVGKHGLRPQDILFDPLTFTIGAGDENLLDAAIQTLNGIRQIKQELPGVYTLLGLSNISFGLPPAARKILNSVFMHEAIEQGLDAAIIDAGKILPLAQVSEEDRVFCRDLIYNRGQGEEVSPLMRFIEHFSERVEGDDEEDSDDQRPEEALHQKIVRGDKDGIEDILSVLLDRYPPLEIVNLILVPAMRYVGELFGKGELLLPFVLQSAEAMKKSVAWLEPHMEKLDQEEGIKILLATVQGDVHDIGKNLVDILLSNNGYKVFNIGIKVPAETIIAKARELNVDMIGLSGLLVKSAIVMQESLPQYREAGLDVPILLGGAALTSDFVATSCVPSYDAPVVYCSDAFAGLKALKDFEAGQLTATVAAPKNGKPRMKPGVKDVNIDRSQPVPEPPFYGLRHVVDIDPAKLFPYVNEQALFRGRWGYRRTSSSSAEEYAELTRSKVVPLYESLKARCLEEGLLHPKAAYGYFRCYSEGDKVLVETGEDVMAFEFPRQQSPPHLCIADYYRTREEGGDVAAFFVVTIGDRIAEETKRLFEADAYHDYLMLHGFSVEVTDALAEYWHEEMRRELGINKAKPDDMTGYVTQGYQGSRYGFGYPACPDLDAHEMLFKILEPEKIGVTLTETMEMVPEVSTSAIIAHHPQAKYFAV